The Gopherus flavomarginatus isolate rGopFla2 chromosome 16, rGopFla2.mat.asm, whole genome shotgun sequence genomic sequence ggggcggggctctgcttCGTTCCACGCAGCCCCAGCGGGATGTAGGGTttgtgtgggggcggggctctgcttCGTTCCACGCAGCCCCAGCGGGATGTAGGGTttgtgtggggggcggggctctgcttCGTTCCATGCAGCCCCAGTGGGATGTAGGGTTTgtgtggggcggggctctgcttCGTCCCATGCAGCCCCAGCGGGATGTAGGGTTCGCGGGGGGGAACTGACCTCCTCAGGCCCAGTAACTACCAAGCGGCCTCGCCTGGGTGGAAGAGTTTAGTTTCTAGCACCGCGGCTTTGGTGAGGCGCTTGGAAGAAGTGCAAAACGGTAACAGCGACTTTCCCTGTGAGCCGAATGAAGGCACGAAACCTCAGCCGCCGTCTTCTCCAGGCCGGGCTGTGCGCTGTGGTTCCCTGGGCTCCACGAAATGGGGTCCTGGCTAGCAATCGCGGAGCTGGAGGGAGGCTGCTGGCGGCCCTCTGACGGGAGGGGGCAGGCGGGGGAGGCgttatcttgtattggaccaatttGGGTTGGTGAGCGCGAGCAGCTTCTGAGCCGCACggcgccctccctccctccggtcAAAGGGACGTTCAGCGTCTGGCTCGGACTCGCGGCCGGTCGAGTTTCATCACATTCCCCTTCGGCAGCTTATCGAGTGGCACTTTTATTTTGGGACGATTCTGACTTGCTCCCAGCGTTTCCCGGGTGGTGGTTCTTGGCTCCTTCGCCGTGTTTAATGGCCAAGGGTCAGAAAAGCCAGGCGGGGACTCGGGAGCTGTTCGGGCCCGGTTACTGCGCGGGTGGGATGGGAAGTTTCGTCTGTACAGCAAGGCAGGCGAGCAGAGGAAACCGAGCAGCTGACCAGAGTCCTAGAAAGCTAAAATTAGCACGTTCTTCAGTCTTTGGCTGAAACAGAAGCCAAATGAGCCAAGCTTACGGTGACCGGGGTAAATCCTTCAGCTTTATTCTTCTAATCCCGTCTCTCCTGGGGTTGTGTGTTCAGGGGGTTGCAAAAGGAGGGGGAAATACCGCCTTTGTTCATGTCCAGGAGTGTCCCTGCTTCTTGGGAGTAACGGCATCTTCCTCACCCTAATTCTGTTACGCCTGCGTCGGGCGATTGAATGTGACGTCCGCATGCTGAGCACGAGGACAGACTGTCAGGCGTGTTCGGGGTGAGGATGTGACTGGAAAGCACTGGGGGCCGTGGTTGAATCCAGCTGGGTTTAGGATGTGGGTATGTTCGTAGTTTCTGTGCTACAGGTGTCCACATTTTGCCCGTCTGAGGGCCATGTTAACATCATGCCAGGAGGCTCTTCCCTCCCCGGGTCCGGCACCCATTGCAGCTGCCCTAGGGAGGCCTGACCTCTGGAAGGAAGGCCCAGGCCTGCAGTGCTCCATCTTGCGCCAAGTGGCCTGgctgcattgcatgctgggagccGTAGTTTTGGGTTGTCTCTTAAAGATGGAGGCGGCAGCAGTGTCGAAGCCTTGGATACTTTGGCTGCCCTGGCCTGCTAAGGCATCGCAGGTGAGGAGAGCAGGAACTTACGTGAGATTTGACAGCTACCGGTCGTGCGTCTCCCACAGCTGCAGGCCCCAGCAGAAGAGGAGCGTCCCCGCTCTGGCCAGGCTCGCTCAGGATCTGATTCTTGATTAGCTCACACTCTGTGCGGACGACTCCTGTGTAGCCTGATTAGGAGCTTGCGGCTTTTAAATGCTGAACTGAATGTGGGAGTGGGCGATAAAAACCCGGGCCTGCGGTTGAGTAACTGTTGTAAAACCCCCACCTGTTCTTGTGCAACTAAACACTTGTGGGCCTGAGAGACCTGCCCAGCAGCTCCGGGGCCTGAATTTTCTCTGCTTTGCAACACAGCTTtgtggctccccctcccccccccctccttccccacttaGGCATGTCCTTGAATAGTTACATAATTCCTGGAAATTAACCTCAGGAGATGCAGTTTGGCCCAGTGGATATAGGACACTGGAGGAGCCAGGGGAACCTGGCTttcccactgacttgctgtgtgaccttgagccagTCACTCCCCCCTTCAGCGCCttggcttttttccccttcccgccCATATCTGTCTAGCTTGTGGTATAAGAGCCAACGGGCCTCGCAGTGCTACAAATAGATCACCCTAACCTCCCTGTGGCATGTTCTCTGTGGCGTGGAGGTCACCAGAGGAGCTGGAGAGCGGTCAGACAATGGCACCCGGGGCTGCACAACTGGGAACTGGGCTCGACCTCTCCGCCTGCGAGCTCCTGGGGTTGGAGGGTGGCTGGGCTTCCTGCAGCCTAGCAATGTGGAAATCCATTGAGGGGGAGGGATGAGATGCtcgggtgggggggggtgagcgtAGGAGGGGATGAATGAGAGGACTGGGCGGGCATCAAACTGAAGCTGTGAAAGCTAAGAACCTTGCCAGCGAGCCTATGGGGTGTGCGAGGTCTCTGCCCACTGAATCACGTACAGTCCAGCTCCCCCGTGAGCCTTCTGACCTTAATCTGGTGCTGCCACTGTCCCACCAATCAGCCTCCCCTGGAGCTGCAATAGTGGGGTTCTGTCGCCAGTTGCCGGGAAAAGGTTAAAATGACACCGTGCCACTTGGCTGGCCTGGCAGCTTTCACCTCGTGATCTTGCATTGCTCTGGGAGTGTTGGGCTAAAGGTCAGGTGCTGGAAGAGGAAAGTGGTGTTTCCAGCAAGCAATTCAGAGTTATCAGTCCGGGGACCCAAATTCAAGGGCAGCCTCTGACACTTTAAACATCTGTACAAGGAACAAGGGCTAAAATGAAGCCATAGCCAACAGCACCACAGCGCAATGACCCTTCCCGGGGTCTGGACTAGGGTAATGATGTGGCGTCAGACTCATGGCTTCTCAGGTCGCAGGGCTCTGCTAAGAGATTCAGACCTAAAGCTCCGTGGCCTTGGTGAAAGGCATGTGCCCAGCATTAGGGAGGAGGTGCCCTGTCAGAGGCTGTCTGCAGCTATTGGGTCCTGGGTTCCAGCTGTGAACGGACACTGTCTGCCATTATGGAATCTGACCCCAGGattcccagcagagctggggatggaacccaggagtcctggctcctagttccCTCTCTCTAAACTGCGGCTTGCCCTGCCACCTGTACACCAGCAGCATGTGCGAGGCTCCGTGCGAGGTGAGGGTACAAAGAACGCTCCTGTGGCCCTAGGAGATCTGTCTCCTATCCTGGGGGAAACGGGCTCTGTTCTAACTTCCCATTGTCCAGGTCAGGGCTCGCAAAGAAAGGGACTGAGCTCAGATATACTTGTAATTCCTCTTTTCCCTGATGTGCTAAACTCATTGCCTTTTAACTGGAAGAGCTGCAATGTCTGGCCGAGGGAAACAAGGCGGCAAAGTGAGGGCTAAGGCAAAGTCCCGGTCATCTCGGGCTGGCTTGCAGTTCCCGGTGGGCCGTGTTCATCGGCTTCTCAGGAAGGGTAATTATGCTGAGCGAAGTGGCGCTGGAGCCCCTGTATATATGGCTGCTGTCTTAGAGTATCTGACTGCTGAGATTCTCGAGTTGGCTGGCAACGCTGCGTGCGATAACAAGAAAACCAGGATCATCCCCCGCCATTTGCAGCTCGCCATCCGTAACGACAAGGAACTAAACAAACTACTGGGGAAAGTCACCATCGCTCAAGGGGGTGTTCTGCCCAATATCCAGGCCGTGCTGCTGCCTAAGAAAACTGAGTCATAAAGCCAAGAGCAAGTAAAAGTGATCGAGGAGAAACGGGACATCTGAATCTgtgcttaaaaattaaaaaaaaacaaaacaaaaacaaactggaACCAGAAACCAACTCTCAGTGGTAACCATAACAGCCCTGAATGTTTCCTGCTAATGTGATCGCTTTAATCCTCTTAGCGAGCCACTCCCCAGGCCTGGAAAGACTCCTCTGTTTGCAGCAAGTGGTCCCATTTCACACACCCCTCTCTGTCTCTTGCTGCCTTCTACTCCTGTTCCACGTCCAGTGATGCTGTCGGAGCTTCTGAGATCCACCAGCAACATGGTTCTTGTTCTGTGCCTGATGTCTGAGAAGCAGCCTGGGCTAGCAGGTAGGGCCTCAGACTAGGAGTCTGGAAACCTGAATTCTATTCCCAATTCTGCCACTCACTTGCTGTGTGACCCAGGGCAAGTCTCCTTTCTAGACTGGAAGCTTGTTGGGCTGGGGAGCGGCGTGTGCCCTgtcagctctgagaccctcctgcTAGATTAACCCTTTGTCTTTCTCCTTCCACTGTTTGTGTTCCAGCCCCAGGCCGGGCTCCGGTTGCTTTCATCTCTGAAGCAATGTGCAAAAGAACGCGGCTCTTGAGCTGGCTGAAACACTGAATAACAATCAGTCCCTTCGGTGGAGAAGGTTGGAAACAGGTTTCCCATCTTGCCCCTCTACCCTTTCCTCTGGTAATCTGCCAACTTGCAGGGTGGGCTGAGCAAAACCGACTGCAGACTCACTGCCCTGGATTTCCCAGCTTAACCACTCGGAGggtaacagctgctgctctgtccTTCCATTGCCCTGCTGTGCTGATGGATCTCAGTACAATGCTGCTGCAGGCTCCAGGTGTGTCCTGCCCTGGGCCCGtcctggggaggagagaggagtttGCTGGGCCAGTCAGGTCTTGGTGGCTCAGCAGCGACTGCCCACAAAGGAGGTCAGTCAGTGTTCATttaaaacaggggtaggcaacctatggcacgggtgccaaaggcggcatgccagctgattttttcagtggaactctcactgcccgggtcctggcctccggtctggggggctctgcattttaattagttttaaatgaagcttcctaaacatttaaaaaaccttatttactttccatacaatagtttagttctatattatagacttttagaaagagaccttaaaatgtatgaccggcacgcagaaccttaaattagagtgaataaatgaagactcgacacagcacttctgaaaggttgccaacccctgatttaaAACAATCCTCATCGTGCCGTAGGGCTAAAGCTTTGCAATAAAGCCGACTTTGGGTGGAGGCCTTTTTGGTGGGGAGGATGCTGGGTGTGGGGAGATAGCCGAACAGGAACGCGTTCTGGGCCAACTCTGGCCCCCCATAATGAGAGACGTCTGTGACTCAACTTCCTTTGTGCTGCCCAGCTGGCTGGGATGAGAACAGGAAAATGGAGCAAAGCTCAGGGCTATTAACTGCTCTGGTGGAGGGAGAGGGCGGAATTTCATTCCTAGTTCAGTCTGGGGCTTGGGGGTCGATCgctttgtgtcatctgctcaGCTCACAGACTCTGCAGCAGTGTTGTGAAACTGCCGAACCTTCCCAGCCAGCAGGACCAAATGGAAAAACCGAGTCCCTTGCTAGCTCTGCCAGCGTCGTCC encodes the following:
- the LOC127035182 gene encoding histone H2A.J-like: MSGRGKQGGKVRAKAKSRSSRAGLQFPVGRVHRLLRKGNYAERSGAGAPVYMAAVLEYLTAEILELAGNAACDNKKTRIIPRHLQLAIRNDKELNKLLGKVTIAQGGVLPNIQAVLLPKKTES